The Amycolatopsis viridis genome window below encodes:
- a CDS encoding alanine racemase: MTATTYDTATKDLDPPLAVVDLAAFDANAADLVRRAAGVPIRVVSKSVRCRFLIERALATPGFAGLMCYSLAEALWHARLGTSDDILVAYPTADFAALRALAADDRARATITIMVDSTAHLDLVDAAVGHDHPEIRVCLELDASWRPLPFLHVGTRRSPVHSPRQAAALARAIAARRGFRLTGLMAYEGQIAGLGDAAGGRLTDVLVRWMQRRSSTELAGRRAATVAAVREVADLEFVNGGGTGSIELTRAEQVVTEVAAGSGLIGATLFDGYSRFRPRPALLFALPVVHKPARDIVTLYSGGFVASGPVSATRLPSPCLPAGLRLLPWEGAGEVQTPVTGKTARHLRIGDRVWMRHAKAGELAERFTEYHVVADGRLERVVPTYRGEHQSFG; this comes from the coding sequence ATGACCGCGACCACGTACGACACGGCGACGAAGGACCTCGATCCGCCGCTCGCCGTCGTCGACCTGGCCGCGTTCGACGCCAACGCCGCCGACCTGGTCCGGCGCGCCGCGGGCGTGCCGATCCGGGTGGTCAGCAAGTCCGTGCGCTGCCGGTTCCTGATCGAACGCGCCCTCGCCACGCCCGGGTTCGCCGGCCTCATGTGCTACTCGCTGGCCGAGGCCCTCTGGCACGCCCGCCTCGGCACGAGCGACGACATCCTGGTCGCGTACCCGACGGCCGACTTCGCCGCGCTGCGCGCGCTCGCGGCCGACGACCGGGCCCGGGCGACGATCACGATCATGGTCGACTCGACCGCGCACCTGGACCTCGTGGACGCGGCAGTCGGTCACGACCACCCGGAGATCCGGGTGTGCCTGGAGCTCGACGCGTCCTGGCGGCCGCTGCCGTTCCTGCACGTCGGAACGCGGCGCTCGCCGGTGCACAGCCCGCGGCAGGCCGCGGCGCTGGCCCGGGCGATCGCGGCGCGACGGGGGTTCCGGCTGACCGGGCTGATGGCCTACGAGGGTCAGATCGCCGGGCTCGGCGACGCCGCCGGCGGCCGTCTCACCGACGTCCTGGTGCGCTGGATGCAGCGCCGGTCGTCGACCGAGCTGGCCGGCCGTCGCGCGGCGACGGTGGCCGCGGTGCGGGAGGTCGCCGACCTGGAGTTCGTCAACGGTGGCGGCACCGGCAGCATCGAGCTGACCCGGGCCGAACAGGTGGTCACGGAGGTCGCGGCCGGCTCCGGGCTCATCGGTGCCACGCTCTTCGACGGGTACTCGCGGTTCCGGCCACGGCCCGCGCTCCTGTTCGCGCTCCCGGTTGTCCACAAGCCCGCCCGCGACATCGTCACGCTCTACTCCGGCGGCTTCGTCGCGTCCGGGCCCGTCTCCGCGACCCGCCTGCCGTCGCCCTGCCTCCCGGCGGGGCTGCGGCTGCTGCCCTGGGAGGGCGCTGGTGAGGTGCAGACGCCGGTGACCGGCAAAACCGCCCGCCACCTGCGGATCGGCGACCGGGTGTGGATGCGCCACGCCAAGGCCGGTGAGCTCGCCGAGCGGTTCACGGAGTACCACGTCGTGGCGGACGGGCGGCTGGAGCGCGTTGTCCCGACCTACCGCGGCGAGCACCAGAGCTTCGGCTGA
- a CDS encoding helix-turn-helix domain-containing protein — translation MNAGDNTDIRQGHPIGPDAWEKREMREALAARDISAVYRNLRKEGISQRQIAALTGQSQSEVSEILKGRQVMAYDVLARIADGLGVPRGYMGLAYDEATEIQVVGAADEQQAEEDESVKRRNFLAHAAQVTMGAAILGSSPKAWAASPARTPAPGHIGMTDVRQVEAATRALRALDYQYGGGFCRDAVVAQLSWGQQMLDSSAATPVRSRLFVALADLHSLAGWTSFDSGLVDSARGHFANALELAKQGNNDHLVANILYRMGRVYLHQDAPNDALKLFQLGQIAAQESGSELAISVLAANQAWAYAMMGNEDQSLKLLGLAKDEFARANVAEAEDWVRFFNETDVYAMIGTVHTVLARGVDTKHTQYAIPALSRAIEAYGEDMQRSKVFNQAALATNHLLEGDIDHGARIGRLALESAEGIKSARVKDRMVPMKEEAAKRRNNPDARDLDERISSFFAA, via the coding sequence ATGAACGCCGGTGACAACACTGATATCCGCCAGGGACATCCGATCGGTCCGGATGCCTGGGAGAAGCGGGAGATGCGGGAGGCCCTGGCCGCCCGGGACATCAGTGCCGTGTACCGGAACCTGCGCAAGGAGGGCATCTCCCAGCGCCAGATCGCCGCGCTCACCGGTCAATCCCAGTCGGAGGTCTCGGAGATCCTCAAGGGCCGCCAGGTGATGGCCTACGACGTGCTCGCGCGGATCGCCGACGGCCTGGGCGTCCCCCGTGGATACATGGGCCTCGCCTACGACGAGGCCACCGAGATTCAGGTCGTCGGCGCCGCCGACGAGCAGCAGGCTGAGGAGGACGAGTCCGTGAAGCGGCGGAACTTCCTCGCGCACGCCGCCCAGGTCACGATGGGGGCGGCCATCCTGGGATCGTCGCCCAAGGCATGGGCGGCGAGCCCCGCGAGGACGCCGGCACCCGGCCACATCGGGATGACCGATGTGCGCCAGGTCGAGGCCGCGACCAGGGCGCTGCGTGCGCTCGATTACCAGTACGGCGGCGGGTTCTGCCGCGACGCCGTGGTGGCGCAGCTGTCCTGGGGACAGCAAATGCTCGACTCCTCGGCCGCCACGCCGGTCCGGTCGCGCCTGTTCGTGGCGCTGGCCGACCTGCACAGCCTGGCCGGCTGGACGTCGTTCGACAGTGGACTGGTCGACTCCGCGCGGGGGCACTTCGCCAACGCGCTCGAGCTGGCCAAACAGGGCAACAACGACCACCTGGTGGCGAACATCCTGTACCGGATGGGCCGCGTCTACCTGCACCAGGACGCGCCCAACGACGCGCTCAAGCTGTTCCAGCTGGGCCAGATCGCGGCGCAGGAGTCCGGCTCCGAGCTGGCGATCTCCGTGCTGGCGGCGAACCAGGCCTGGGCCTACGCGATGATGGGCAACGAGGACCAGTCGCTGAAGCTGCTCGGCCTGGCCAAGGACGAGTTCGCCCGCGCGAACGTGGCCGAGGCCGAGGACTGGGTCCGGTTCTTCAACGAGACCGACGTGTACGCGATGATCGGCACCGTCCACACGGTACTGGCGCGCGGTGTCGACACGAAGCACACGCAGTACGCGATCCCGGCGCTGAGCAGGGCGATCGAGGCGTACGGCGAGGACATGCAGCGCAGCAAGGTGTTCAACCAGGCCGCGCTGGCCACCAACCACCTCCTCGAGGGCGACATCGACCACGGCGCGCGGATCGGCCGCCTGGCACTGGAGTCCGCGGAGGGCATCAAGTCGGCCCGCGTGAAGGACCGCATGGTCCCGATGAAGGAGGAGGCGGCCAAGCGCCGCAACAACCCCGACGCCCGCGACCTCGACGAGCGCATCAGCTCGTTCTTCGCGGCGTAG
- a CDS encoding YcnI family copper-binding membrane protein: MNNAVIRRGLVLTGTIGLVGVLGAGVASAHVTANVLGSQPQQGGYGAITIRVPNEEENAGTVKLELDFKPEYAISSVRYQPIPGWTAEVTKTPLPAPVKNGKNLDVTEAVTKIVFTAQPGTKIGPGESQYQDFAITAGALPAVDELVLPAIQTYDNGAVVSWDQVAADGAPEPEHPAPSVELAAASGDGHSHHATTTAAATEAAAPASDDTARWLGGAGLVVGALGLGVGAGAVLRGRKASK, translated from the coding sequence ATGAACAACGCTGTCATCCGCCGCGGCCTCGTCCTGACCGGGACCATCGGTCTCGTCGGCGTCCTCGGTGCGGGCGTGGCGTCCGCGCACGTCACCGCGAACGTCCTCGGCTCGCAGCCGCAGCAGGGCGGGTACGGGGCGATCACCATCCGCGTGCCGAACGAAGAGGAGAACGCCGGCACCGTCAAGCTGGAGCTCGACTTCAAGCCGGAGTACGCGATCAGCTCGGTGCGGTACCAGCCGATCCCGGGCTGGACGGCGGAGGTCACCAAGACCCCGCTGCCCGCGCCCGTCAAGAACGGCAAGAACCTGGACGTCACCGAGGCGGTCACGAAGATCGTCTTCACCGCCCAGCCCGGCACGAAGATCGGTCCGGGTGAGTCGCAGTACCAGGACTTCGCCATCACCGCCGGCGCGCTGCCCGCGGTCGACGAACTGGTGCTCCCCGCGATCCAGACCTACGACAACGGTGCCGTCGTGAGCTGGGACCAGGTGGCCGCCGACGGTGCGCCGGAGCCGGAGCACCCCGCCCCGTCCGTGGAGCTGGCCGCCGCGTCCGGAGACGGCCACTCGCACCACGCGACCACCACCGCCGCCGCGACCGAGGCGGCGGCCCCCGCCAGCGACGACACGGCCCGCTGGCTGGGCGGCGCCGGGCTGGTCGTCGGCGCGCTCGGCCTCGGTGTCGGCGCCGGCGCGGTCCTGCGGGGACGGAAGGCGTCGAAGTAA
- a CDS encoding TetR/AcrR family transcriptional regulator, translating into MSETQATTPLRRQPVQQRSAKRVEQMLDASAVLIDEVGYDALTTTLIAKRAGVAVGSLYQFFPDKRAVVRALTQRNLDRFVHAVSERLTREDPRHWWDVVDSVLDIYLEMHRTVPGFAKVHFGDVVDRQLLDDSRDNNRVIADSLADLLAKYIDLNAPRLSLAMTVAIEAADGLLKLAFHRDPDGDPEIVGETKHLIKGYLASRLGE; encoded by the coding sequence GTGTCGGAGACCCAGGCGACCACGCCGCTTCGCCGGCAGCCGGTCCAGCAGCGCAGCGCGAAGCGGGTCGAGCAGATGCTCGACGCCAGCGCCGTGCTGATCGACGAGGTCGGTTACGACGCGTTGACCACCACGTTGATCGCCAAGCGCGCGGGTGTCGCGGTCGGCTCGCTCTACCAGTTCTTCCCGGACAAGCGGGCCGTCGTGCGGGCGCTGACGCAGCGCAACCTCGACCGGTTCGTGCACGCGGTGAGCGAGCGGCTGACCCGCGAGGACCCGCGGCACTGGTGGGACGTGGTCGACTCGGTGCTGGACATCTACCTCGAGATGCACCGGACCGTGCCCGGCTTCGCCAAGGTGCACTTCGGCGACGTGGTGGACCGGCAGCTGCTCGACGACAGCCGGGACAACAACCGGGTCATCGCGGACTCGCTGGCCGATCTCCTCGCCAAGTACATCGATCTCAACGCACCGCGCCTGTCGCTGGCGATGACGGTCGCGATCGAGGCCGCGGACGGTCTGCTCAAGCTGGCCTTCCACCGCGACCCCGACGGCGATCCGGAGATCGTCGGCGAGACCAAGCACCTCATCAAGGGGTACCTGGCCTCGCGCCTGGGGGAATGA
- a CDS encoding MFS transporter, translated as MTGTDVPGALAEPVVPVRAGWIGLLFGANTGLWLGIYAPVQVLLPEQAELLDGAHKELAFGIVTGVGAVVALLTNPLVGLASDRTRSRFGRRHPWTLAAALCGALGLVVLALAGHVAVMVAGWCLVQAGLGGMLATLTAAVPDRVPVGQRARIGGLVGISQMLGTVLGAVLVTVVVTSLPGGYLACAAVVVVGALAFVLRTADHTAVTSARPAAGRRAVTAGLWVSPRRHPDFAWAWGCHFLINLGNALGTFFLLFFLADAVHYADPGTGLLIMMGLYGVALVIGGLVVGVLSDRTGRRKPFVLGAAVVMAAAAIVLVLWQTWPAALAASPLLGIGFGAYWAVALAILTEVLPAAQDRAKDLGVVNVANALPQVIAPLAATVILAGLGGYPGLFAASAVATLAAGAFILGVQSVR; from the coding sequence ATGACCGGAACTGATGTCCCCGGCGCCCTCGCCGAGCCCGTCGTACCCGTCCGGGCCGGCTGGATCGGGCTGCTCTTCGGCGCGAACACCGGCCTCTGGCTCGGTATCTACGCCCCGGTCCAGGTGCTGCTGCCCGAACAGGCCGAGCTCCTGGACGGTGCGCACAAGGAACTGGCGTTCGGCATTGTCACCGGCGTCGGCGCGGTGGTCGCGCTGCTCACCAACCCGCTGGTCGGATTGGCTTCGGACCGCACGCGCTCCCGGTTCGGCCGCCGGCACCCGTGGACGCTCGCCGCTGCGCTGTGCGGGGCGCTCGGCCTGGTCGTGCTGGCGCTGGCCGGTCACGTGGCGGTCATGGTCGCCGGCTGGTGCCTGGTCCAGGCCGGGCTCGGCGGCATGCTCGCCACGCTCACCGCGGCGGTGCCCGATCGGGTGCCGGTCGGGCAGCGCGCGCGGATCGGCGGGCTGGTGGGCATCAGCCAGATGCTGGGCACGGTGCTCGGTGCCGTGCTGGTGACGGTCGTGGTCACCAGCTTGCCGGGTGGCTACCTGGCGTGCGCGGCGGTGGTGGTCGTCGGTGCCCTCGCGTTCGTCCTGCGCACGGCGGACCACACCGCCGTCACATCCGCACGGCCGGCGGCCGGCCGGCGGGCGGTGACGGCCGGGCTGTGGGTGTCACCGCGGCGGCACCCGGACTTCGCGTGGGCCTGGGGCTGCCACTTCCTGATCAACCTCGGCAACGCGCTCGGCACGTTCTTCCTGCTGTTCTTCCTCGCCGACGCGGTGCACTACGCCGACCCGGGCACCGGGCTGCTGATCATGATGGGTCTCTACGGCGTTGCGCTGGTGATCGGCGGGCTCGTGGTGGGGGTCCTGTCCGACCGCACCGGCCGCCGCAAGCCGTTCGTGCTGGGCGCGGCCGTAGTCATGGCCGCGGCGGCGATCGTACTGGTGCTGTGGCAGACCTGGCCGGCGGCGCTCGCCGCCTCCCCGCTGCTCGGCATCGGGTTCGGCGCCTACTGGGCGGTCGCGCTGGCGATCCTCACCGAGGTGCTGCCCGCCGCGCAGGACCGCGCGAAGGACCTGGGCGTGGTCAACGTCGCGAACGCGCTGCCGCAGGTGATCGCGCCGCTCGCGGCGACCGTCATCCTCGCCGGGCTGGGAGGTTACCCGGGCCTGTTCGCCGCGTCCGCGGTCGCGACGCTGGCGGCCGGCGCGTTCATCCTGGGCGTGCAGTCCGTGCGGTGA
- a CDS encoding phosphotransferase enzyme family protein, with protein MTTFAGGERDGRFTKDKLAVALAEACALLGLDHRGATLLRFTNNAVYELAGAPVVMRIVGSRALRHRVAKVVRVARHFAAHDVPAIRLLPGADQPIHVGEHVVTAWVRVPPGRRRATAADLGRLLRRVHALPAPEGVGEWAPLADVRARVADAEELDPDDRRFLLRRCAEVEAALDELEFPLRRSLIHGDAHPGNVIVGPDGPVLCDFDSSCVGPPEWDLTPLAVGRERFGDPAGRYRMLADVYGFDVTRWDGFAVLRAARELKLVTSVLPILRSHSQVRGELRRRLGDLRAGRAESGWARYR; from the coding sequence ATGACCACCTTCGCGGGCGGCGAGCGGGACGGCCGGTTCACGAAGGACAAGCTGGCCGTCGCGCTGGCCGAGGCGTGTGCGCTGCTCGGTCTGGACCACCGCGGCGCAACGCTGCTGCGGTTCACCAACAACGCCGTCTACGAGCTGGCCGGTGCGCCGGTGGTGATGCGGATCGTCGGGTCGCGGGCGCTGCGGCACCGCGTCGCCAAGGTCGTCCGGGTCGCCCGGCACTTCGCGGCGCACGACGTGCCGGCCATCCGGTTGCTGCCCGGCGCGGACCAGCCGATCCACGTGGGCGAGCACGTCGTCACCGCCTGGGTCCGGGTGCCGCCGGGCCGGCGCCGCGCAACCGCGGCCGACCTGGGCAGACTGCTGCGCCGGGTGCACGCCCTGCCCGCGCCCGAGGGCGTCGGCGAGTGGGCACCGCTGGCGGATGTGCGGGCCCGCGTGGCCGACGCCGAGGAGCTCGACCCGGACGACCGGCGGTTCCTGCTGCGGCGCTGCGCCGAGGTCGAGGCGGCCCTGGATGAGCTGGAGTTCCCGCTGCGGCGCAGCCTGATCCACGGCGACGCGCACCCGGGCAACGTCATCGTCGGCCCGGACGGCCCGGTGCTGTGCGACTTCGACTCCTCCTGCGTCGGGCCGCCGGAGTGGGACCTGACGCCGCTGGCCGTGGGCCGGGAGCGGTTCGGGGATCCGGCGGGCCGGTACCGCATGCTCGCCGACGTCTACGGCTTCGACGTCACCCGCTGGGATGGGTTCGCCGTGCTCCGGGCCGCCCGTGAGCTCAAGCTGGTCACCAGCGTGCTGCCCATCCTGCGCAGCCACTCGCAGGTGCGCGGCGAGCTCCGGCGGCGGCTGGGCGACCTGCGCGCGGGCCGCGCCGAGAGCGGCTGGGCCCGCTACCGGTAG
- a CDS encoding betaine/proline/choline family ABC transporter ATP-binding protein, with protein sequence MSGVEIQLEHVTKRYPGSRQPAVDDVTMTIPAGKIVILVGPSGCGKTTTMRMINRLIEPTSGRITIGGEDALSLNPDRLRRKVGYAIQQAGLFPHFTVAQNVAVVPGLLGWDKKKIADRVEEMLDLVGLDPAQFHDRYPRQLSGGQQQRVGVARALAADPPVLLMDEPFGAVDPITRGNLQDELLRLQSELGKTIVFVTHDFDEAVKLGDKIAVLGNQSKILQYDTPDAILANPADDTVAGFVGAGASLKQLTLLRVRDVELKQDTLTASIGDPPADLRRKMTEQRRTYALVLDRRRRPVRWVHVRDLTAASSLEHVGKPVGDFVSLQSTLQDALEAMLVEGGAVPVTGSRGEYAGMIELDTVTSTIQRLREEHADDGSPA encoded by the coding sequence GTGTCCGGTGTCGAGATCCAGCTGGAGCACGTCACCAAGCGCTACCCGGGCTCCCGGCAGCCGGCGGTCGACGACGTCACCATGACCATCCCGGCCGGGAAGATCGTGATCCTGGTCGGGCCGTCCGGCTGCGGCAAGACCACCACCATGCGGATGATCAACCGCCTGATCGAACCCACCTCCGGCCGCATCACCATCGGCGGCGAGGACGCGCTGAGCCTCAACCCGGACCGGCTGCGCCGCAAGGTCGGCTACGCGATCCAGCAGGCCGGGTTGTTCCCGCACTTCACGGTCGCGCAGAACGTCGCGGTCGTGCCGGGGCTGCTCGGCTGGGACAAGAAGAAGATCGCCGACCGCGTCGAGGAGATGCTCGACCTGGTCGGACTCGATCCGGCGCAGTTCCACGACCGCTACCCGCGGCAGCTGTCGGGCGGTCAGCAGCAGCGCGTCGGGGTGGCCCGCGCGCTGGCGGCCGACCCGCCGGTGCTGCTGATGGACGAGCCGTTCGGCGCGGTCGACCCGATCACCCGCGGCAACCTGCAGGACGAGCTGTTGCGGCTCCAGTCGGAACTCGGCAAGACGATCGTGTTCGTCACGCACGACTTCGACGAGGCGGTGAAGCTCGGCGACAAGATCGCGGTGCTGGGCAACCAGTCGAAGATCCTGCAGTACGACACCCCGGACGCGATCCTGGCCAACCCGGCCGACGACACGGTCGCCGGGTTCGTCGGCGCGGGTGCCTCGCTCAAGCAGCTCACCCTGCTGCGGGTGCGCGACGTCGAGCTCAAGCAGGACACGCTGACCGCGTCGATCGGTGATCCGCCCGCCGACCTGCGGCGGAAGATGACCGAGCAGCGCCGCACCTACGCGCTGGTGCTCGACCGCCGTCGCCGCCCGGTCCGCTGGGTGCACGTCCGCGACCTCACCGCAGCGTCGTCGCTGGAGCACGTGGGCAAGCCGGTCGGCGACTTCGTGAGCCTCCAGTCCACGCTGCAGGACGCGCTCGAGGCGATGCTGGTCGAGGGCGGCGCGGTGCCGGTCACCGGATCGCGTGGCGAGTACGCCGGGATGATCGAGCTGGACACGGTCACGAGCACCATCCAGCGGCTGCGCGAGGAACACGCCGACGACGGGAGCCCGGCGTGA
- a CDS encoding copper resistance D family protein → MTHPGTTSRVRLQAMAAVVTAALAGVLIGVALTTTAPVPGVADVSEVVSVTIPIVRVLLDLAAVTTIGLALLSVLVGYDRPKLTEPILRRARPVALAASLVWAATALVALVLQTAEYRPQVATVSFADIGAYVVAVGAGKALLVVAALALVQVGLGVLTLRHGEKVPAEVRVGLGLFALLPLPVTGHAANWNYHDYTMISMELHVMAAVAWTGGLGAMVVLLATNRTLLAHALPRFSKLATVCLALTVVTGLFNGLVEILLNPTMNLVTALFTTPYGRLVLLKVLCAAGIGALGGVVRWKLMPRIARHERTALATWATLELTVMGLAFGFAVVLTRAPVS, encoded by the coding sequence ATGACCCACCCCGGGACCACCTCGCGCGTCCGCCTGCAGGCGATGGCCGCGGTCGTCACCGCGGCGCTGGCCGGTGTGCTGATCGGCGTCGCGCTGACCACCACCGCTCCAGTACCGGGCGTGGCGGACGTCAGCGAGGTGGTCTCGGTCACCATCCCGATCGTCCGCGTGCTGCTCGACCTGGCCGCGGTGACGACGATCGGCCTGGCCCTGCTGTCCGTGCTGGTCGGGTACGACCGGCCGAAGCTCACCGAGCCGATCCTGCGGCGCGCCCGGCCGGTCGCGCTGGCCGCGTCGCTGGTCTGGGCGGCGACCGCGCTGGTCGCGCTCGTCCTGCAGACCGCCGAGTACCGGCCGCAGGTGGCGACGGTGAGTTTCGCCGACATCGGCGCGTACGTCGTGGCGGTCGGTGCGGGCAAGGCGCTGCTCGTCGTCGCCGCGCTCGCGCTGGTCCAGGTCGGGCTGGGCGTGCTGACCCTGCGGCACGGGGAGAAGGTCCCGGCCGAGGTGCGCGTCGGGCTCGGCCTGTTCGCCCTGCTGCCGCTGCCGGTCACCGGGCACGCGGCGAACTGGAACTACCACGACTACACGATGATCTCGATGGAGCTGCACGTCATGGCCGCCGTGGCGTGGACCGGCGGCCTCGGCGCCATGGTCGTGCTGCTCGCCACCAACCGGACGCTGCTCGCGCACGCGCTGCCCCGGTTCTCCAAGCTGGCCACCGTGTGCCTGGCCCTGACCGTGGTGACCGGGCTGTTCAACGGGCTGGTGGAGATCCTGCTCAACCCGACGATGAACCTGGTCACCGCGCTGTTCACCACACCGTACGGCCGGCTGGTCCTGCTCAAGGTGCTGTGTGCGGCCGGCATCGGGGCGCTCGGTGGTGTGGTCCGGTGGAAGCTGATGCCGCGCATCGCCCGCCACGAGCGAACCGCGCTGGCGACCTGGGCCACGCTCGAGCTGACGGTCATGGGCCTGGCGTTCGGATTCGCCGTGGTCCTGACCCGCGCCCCGGTCAGCTGA
- a CDS encoding copper resistance CopC family protein, producing the protein MRRLLVTVATALVALVVTATPALAHNVLVSSDPAKDAVLETGPSKVTLTFDSPVQGGDVNQVSVVGPDGSQWAEGEVQISSNVVTAAVRPLGPAGRYTIGYRILSADGHPVLGDVAFTLSKAGTGTPASASAATGRGTAQPAASGGGVPVWVWILGAVVLLAIGLTLALRTGRDKA; encoded by the coding sequence ATGCGCCGCCTGCTCGTCACGGTCGCCACGGCGCTGGTCGCACTGGTCGTCACCGCCACCCCGGCGCTGGCGCACAACGTGCTCGTCTCGTCCGACCCCGCCAAGGACGCCGTGCTCGAAACCGGGCCGTCGAAGGTCACGCTGACCTTCGACAGCCCGGTGCAGGGCGGCGACGTCAACCAGGTCTCGGTCGTCGGCCCGGACGGGTCGCAGTGGGCCGAGGGCGAGGTGCAGATCAGCAGCAACGTCGTCACGGCCGCGGTCCGGCCGCTCGGCCCGGCCGGGCGGTACACCATCGGCTACCGGATCCTGTCCGCCGACGGGCACCCGGTGCTCGGTGATGTCGCGTTCACCCTCAGCAAGGCCGGCACCGGCACCCCGGCGTCGGCGAGCGCCGCGACCGGAAGGGGCACGGCGCAACCCGCGGCCTCCGGCGGCGGCGTGCCGGTGTGGGTGTGGATCCTCGGCGCGGTGGTCCTGCTGGCCATCGGGCTGACGCTGGCGCTGCGGACGGGCAGGGACAAGGCGTGA
- a CDS encoding ABC transporter permease has product MNWFDYVADRWSRLGLQAWLHVSAVVQCTVIAAVIGVLIGVAVYRSPIGSALATALASTVLTIPSFALIGLLIPIVGLGVAPSVIPLVLYALLPIVRNTIVGLSGVDPAITDAAKGIGMSRFGVLTRVELRLAWPAILAGMRVATQMLMGIAVIAAYAKGPGLGSEVFAGLTRAGSTNSVNQALTGTIGVVVLALVLDGIYVLIARFTVPRGVRV; this is encoded by the coding sequence ATGAACTGGTTCGACTACGTGGCCGACAGGTGGAGCAGGCTCGGGCTGCAGGCCTGGCTCCACGTGAGCGCCGTGGTGCAGTGCACCGTGATCGCCGCCGTCATCGGCGTGCTGATCGGCGTCGCCGTCTACCGCAGCCCCATCGGATCGGCCCTGGCCACCGCGCTGGCCAGCACTGTCCTCACGATTCCCTCGTTCGCGCTGATCGGGCTGCTGATCCCGATCGTCGGTCTCGGCGTCGCGCCCAGCGTGATCCCGCTCGTGCTCTACGCGCTGCTGCCGATCGTGCGGAACACGATCGTGGGGCTGAGCGGGGTCGACCCGGCGATCACCGACGCGGCCAAGGGCATCGGGATGAGCCGGTTCGGCGTCCTGACCCGCGTCGAGCTGCGCCTGGCCTGGCCCGCGATCCTCGCCGGCATGCGGGTGGCGACCCAGATGCTGATGGGCATCGCGGTGATCGCCGCCTACGCCAAGGGCCCCGGTTTGGGATCCGAGGTGTTCGCCGGCCTCACCAGGGCGGGCAGCACCAACTCCGTGAACCAGGCCCTCACCGGCACGATCGGGGTGGTCGTCCTCGCGCTGGTCCTCGACGGCATCTACGTCCTCATCGCCCGCTTCACCGTCCCGAGGGGTGTCCGTGTCTGA